In Gopherus flavomarginatus isolate rGopFla2 chromosome 5, rGopFla2.mat.asm, whole genome shotgun sequence, one DNA window encodes the following:
- the LOC127051397 gene encoding serine protease FAM111A-like, with product MTRWIRPVLSPVSSQRPMRRGHLQRIPPLPRGGKRVTVLRPPELRSRDPQENVKGSNPPTPKRMRSNTGTNALKDIGNVPMSTEKPGTQDSESIASEDRKFTINLGKNGVEYVVKGKANDSIYRALMALKDIRTHIKKQQGKEMHLQGKREIKGFVNLGMPLKCLPQKSHFEMKFYKVKGKQGGGERGYRQLDSTGTECVVFYIAPIGKKGPDGAQIQKIMRQEFIKERCKICIFAPKGETIKNALCEDGRFLPLLEEKEWYLVENSKTLHDSHYSVDDLDNRSFEVQVVSERAVKTRNEQRGEATRERQGEAFYQFKPALLAQYPELKNQGELIKEFFEEEVTDSGKHVKALLELHRKNFSKEVKNSTPVRVHKLLAGLSNSVGYVEWDYNGKRGCATCFVLCDGYILTCHHVVSDVAGSGVEEQHWAEISQSVKVSFSYENSHPKEDDWFYIEPCLEISDQALDYAILKLKERSSKFPNGLAKYISSPPYSGLIYIIGHPDGKEKSTDGCSIITPLERGWRCIERLQKGQVEGHSSTNCGTIPESRTSQCIHMFTPRSFQEVTINPNIVTYDTSFFCGSSGSPVFDASGCLIAMHTAGYLYRYCKQEHSIVEWGQLLKAILSDIKKKNPEWYKSVLEGHLRDTGGSEDTAEVPHNNCEGALSAETNDVIMESDSDLENDDLVADLIPSPRPIA from the coding sequence caAGAGAATGTGAAGGGTTCAAACCCCCCCACGCCAAAAAGGATGAGATCCAACACTGGTACCAATGCTCTGAAAGACATTGGTAATGTGCCGATGTCGACTGAGAAACCTGGAACCCAAGACTCTGAATCCATTGCCAGTGAGGACAGAAAATTCACTATTAACTTAGGTAAAAATGGAGTGGAGTATGTGGTGAAAGGCAAAGCCAATGACAGTATTTACAGAGCTCTGATGGCTCTGAAAGATATCCGGACTCACATCAAGAAGCAGCAGGGCAAGGAGATGCAtctgcaggggaagagggagattAAGGGGTTTGTGAACTTGGGAATGCCCCTCAAGTGCCTGCCTCAGAAGTCCCACTTTGAAATGAAGTTTTATAAAGTGAAGGGAAAACAGGGAGGTGGTGAGCGAGGATACCGCCAACTCGACAGCACAGGGACTGAATGCGTTGTATTTTATATTGCACCCATTGGAAAGAAGGGGCCTGATGGGGCACAAATTCAAAAAATAATGCGCCAGGAGTTTATAAAAGAGCGTTGCAAGATATGCATCTTTGCCCCGAAAGGGGAGACCATCAAGAATGCTCTGTGCGAGGATGGACGGTTTCTGCCCCTCTTGGAGGAAAAGGAGTGGTATCTAGTGGAGAACAGCAAAACTTTACACGATAGTCACTATTCTGTCGATGACTTAGACAATCGGTCATTTGAGGTGCAGGTTGTATCTGAGCGTGCCGTTAAGACAAGGAATGAGCAGCGTGGTGAGGCCACTCGGGAGCGACAGGGGGAAGCATTCTATCAGTTTAAACCAGCTcttctggcccagtatcctgaaTTAAAGAACCAAGGTGAATTGATCAAAGAGTTCTTTGAAGAGGAAGTTACAGATTCAGGCAAACATGTCAAAGCTCTGCTGGAATTGCATAGAAAAAATTTTAGTAAGGAGGTGAAGAACTCCACTCCGGTTCGGGTGCATAAACTCCTTGCTGGACTCAGCAACTCAGTAGGGTATGTAGAATGGGACTACAACGGAAAGAGGGGCTGTGCCACTTGCTTTGTGTTATGTGATGGGTACATCCTCACCTGTCATCATGTGGTGAGCGATGTAGCAGGATCAGGAGTTGAGGAGCAGCACTGGGCAGAAATTAGTCAGTCTGTCAAGGTTTCCTTCTCTTATGAAAACAGTCATCCTAAGGAAGATGATTGGTTCTACATAGAGCCTTGTTTGGAAATCTCAGACCAGGCTCTTGATTACGCCATCTTGAAATTGAAGGAAAGGAGCTCTAAATTCCCAAATGGGTTGGCAAAATACATATCTTCACCACCATATAGCGGCCTGATTTATATTATTGGCCACCCAGACGGAAAGGAGAAGTCCACAGATGGGTGTTCTATAATAACTCCACTTGAGCGGGGGTGGCGATGCATTGAACGCCTCCAGAAAGGGCAGGTGGAAGGCCACAGCAGTACCAATTGTGGTACCATCCCTGAGAGCAGAACCAGCCAGTGCATCCACATGTTCACTCCAAGGAGTTTCCAGGAAGTGACTATCAATCCTAACATAGTCACCTATGACACCAGTTTCTTCTGTGGCTCCTCAGGTTCACCTGTGTTTGATGCGTCTGGATGCCTGATCGCCATGCACACCGCGGGCTATTTGTACCGTTACTGTAAACAGGAGCACAGCATTGTTGAGTGGGGCCAGTTGTTAAAAGCCATTTTGTCTGAtatcaaaaagaaaaatccagaGTGGTATAAGTCTGTGCTCGAAGGCCATCTGAGAGATACTGGTGGCTCTGAGGACACAGCAGAGGTTCCCCATAATAACTGTGAGGGAGCCCTCAGTGCTGAGACCAATGATGTGATAATGGAAAGTGACAGCGACTTGGAAAATGATGACTTAGTGGCGGATTTAATTCCATCTCCAAGACCCATTGCCTGA